A region of Bombilactobacillus folatiphilus DNA encodes the following proteins:
- the msrA gene encoding peptide-methionine (S)-S-oxide reductase MsrA produces MEEKAIFAGGCFWCMVKPFDTMPGIKRVISGYTGGHVPNPTYEQVASHQTGHTEAVEIIFDPQVISYQELVNIYWQQTDPTDAMGQFQDRGDSYRPVIFVQNEEQQKIAEQSKKELEQSGRFDQPIVTQIEPAQPFYPAEDYHQNFYQKNPLRYEMEEAGGRTAFLKDHWSK; encoded by the coding sequence ATGGAAGAAAAAGCAATTTTTGCAGGTGGTTGTTTTTGGTGCATGGTCAAGCCATTTGACACGATGCCTGGAATTAAGCGCGTCATTTCTGGCTATACAGGTGGTCATGTACCAAATCCGACGTATGAACAAGTTGCTAGTCACCAGACGGGACACACAGAAGCTGTAGAAATTATTTTTGATCCACAAGTTATTTCATATCAAGAATTAGTCAATATTTATTGGCAACAGACTGATCCTACAGATGCGATGGGACAATTTCAGGATCGTGGTGACAGTTATCGTCCGGTCATTTTTGTTCAAAATGAAGAGCAACAAAAAATTGCGGAACAATCCAAAAAAGAACTAGAACAAAGTGGTCGATTTGATCAACCGATTGTAACACAAATTGAACCTGCCCAACCATTTTATCCTGCCGAAGATTATCATCAGAATTTTTACCAAAAGAATCCGTTACGATATGAAATGGAAGAAGCTGGTGGACGGACGGCCTTCTTAAAAGATCATTGGTCAAAATAA
- a CDS encoding prepilin peptidase: MIIFELLFSICLASFAGVTAIRLPLGYSIVQGRSRCDICKHQLKWYQEIPLISYICLRGQCAYCHHRIHRGIFIIELLGLCFGIEAINQTMINPFLFIIVAVTLTLGAFTDYYYLNIWPLTLIPAVISCLILNFPNWSKFLTIILFSLTLASLYFLFKGHFGLGDCEILLLLILAFDLQTVLQIILLATFFACLGFLVLYQKYRHRIILPFVPFILAGIFIRFLF, translated from the coding sequence ATGATTATTTTTGAATTACTTTTTAGTATTTGTCTAGCATCTTTTGCTGGTGTCACAGCTATTAGGCTCCCCCTAGGCTATTCCATCGTCCAAGGTCGTTCACGCTGTGACATCTGTAAACACCAACTCAAATGGTATCAAGAAATTCCCCTGATTAGTTATATCTGTTTACGCGGTCAATGTGCCTATTGTCACCATCGGATTCATCGGGGGATTTTTATCATTGAATTATTAGGACTCTGTTTTGGCATTGAAGCCATTAACCAGACAATGATTAATCCTTTTTTATTCATTATTGTTGCCGTTACCCTAACTTTAGGAGCGTTTACCGATTATTATTATTTAAATATTTGGCCGCTAACTTTAATACCTGCTGTCATTAGCTGCCTCATCCTCAATTTCCCCAATTGGTCCAAATTTCTGACAATTATTCTTTTTAGTTTGACATTAGCAAGCCTTTATTTTCTTTTTAAAGGGCATTTTGGTCTCGGTGATTGTGAAATTTTATTACTTTTGATTTTAGCCTTTGATTTACAAACAGTCTTGCAGATTATTCTCTTGGCAACTTTCTTTGCTTGTCTTGGCTTTTTAGTTTTATATCAAAAATACCGACACCGAATTATTTTGCCTTTTGTGCCCTTCATTCTTGCCGGTATTTTTATTCGATTTTTATTTTGA
- the rpsL gene encoding 30S ribosomal protein S12, with translation MPTINQLVRKGRKSRTSKSDSPALNFGYNSMKKISTDNPAPQKRGVATRVGTMTPKKPNSALRKYARVRLSNLIEVTAYIPGIGHNLQEHSVVLIRGGRVKDLPGVRYHIVRGALDTAGVDGRMQGRSKYGTKKPK, from the coding sequence ATGCCAACAATTAATCAATTGGTACGTAAAGGTCGTAAATCAAGAACTTCAAAGTCAGATTCACCTGCTTTGAACTTCGGCTACAATAGTATGAAAAAAATCAGTACTGACAATCCTGCACCGCAAAAACGTGGTGTGGCTACGCGTGTCGGAACAATGACACCAAAGAAACCTAACTCTGCTTTGCGGAAATATGCTCGTGTGCGTTTGTCTAATTTGATTGAAGTAACAGCTTATATTCCTGGAATTGGTCATAACTTACAAGAACATAGTGTTGTGTTAATTCGTGGTGGACGTGTTAAGGATTTACCTGGTGTGCGTTATCATATTGTCCGTGGTGCTTTAGATACTGCTGGTGTAGATGGTCGGATGCAAGGTCGTTCTAAGTATGGCACAAAGAAGCCTAAATAG
- the rpsG gene encoding 30S ribosomal protein S7 — MPRKGSVSKRDVLPDPIYNSKLVTRLINHLMVDGKRGKASTILYDAFDIIKDKTGNDPVEVFDEAMKNVMPVLEVKARRIGGSNYQVPIEVRPERRTTLGLRWIVSYARLRGEHTMDERLASEIMDAANNTGAAVKKREDTHKMADANRAFAHYRW, encoded by the coding sequence ATGCCAAGAAAGGGTAGTGTCTCAAAACGTGATGTTTTGCCAGACCCAATTTATAATTCAAAGCTTGTCACTCGTTTGATTAATCATTTGATGGTTGATGGTAAAAGAGGTAAAGCTTCAACTATTCTTTATGATGCTTTTGATATTATTAAAGATAAAACTGGTAATGATCCAGTGGAAGTATTTGATGAAGCAATGAAAAATGTCATGCCAGTCTTAGAAGTTAAGGCTCGTCGAATCGGTGGTTCCAATTATCAAGTGCCAATTGAAGTGCGTCCTGAACGTCGGACTACTTTGGGCTTACGTTGGATTGTTAGCTATGCACGTTTACGCGGTGAACATACGATGGATGAACGTTTAGCTTCTGAAATCATGGATGCTGCTAATAATACTGGTGCAGCTGTGAAAAAACGTGAAGATACACATAAGATGGCTGATGCTAACCGCGCTTTTGCACATTATCGTTGGTAA